The region TATTTTTATTCTGATTCTTGTATTTTTGGCTTGGTGGATTGTATTATTTACAGGAAACTATCCCGAATCATTCCACAACTGGGTTGTTGGTCAGTTACGCTGGGGTACAAGAGTTAACCTTTACATGAGCTACATGACCGATACTTACCCTGCATTCACAGGCGACGAATTACCAGAAGAAGTATAATCTTATTCATATACCATAAAAGAGAAGTATTTGGTACTTCTCTTTTATTATGTCGAATAGCAAAAAGAGTTAACTATGGAATTTCATCCAATACCACAACCCGAAGAGGTTAGCGAAAGAGAGCGCCAGGATGGCATGGGAGCATACCTTATGATGTTTGCAACAACGGCACTGGGTCTCCCCCTTCCTATTATCAACATGATTGCATCAATTGTGTACTACTTTGTAAATAAGTCGAAGGGACGCTTTGTGCAATTTCACTCATTACAGTCAATGTACTCACAGCTACCTGTATCTATACTAAACAGCTATTTAGTAATATGGGCTATTATTAATATTGTGAAAGATCATACCTTTACCAATGTTTTCTGGGGATTACTAATTACAGCCGGAGTATTCAACGTTGTTTACTTTGTTTTCAGCATTGTAGCGGCAGTAAAAGCATACCGTGGACGTTTTTACTATTTCCTTTTCTTCGGAAAGTTATCGTACATTCAGGCCTATAAGGTAAAGGGAGATGAATCATCCAAAACCTTTGTAAATACGCCTCCCAAAATGTAATCAAGATGAAGAAAGTATTTATCGAATTTCTCATACTAATAGGCATTGGCGGTATGCTCTGGGCTGTATTTGCCCTTTTCATAAAACTACCGGAACGGCCAACGCTCATCTCAGTTGAGGATGAGCAAAGTATTGGCGAACGTTACTCAAAAAGCATCCTTGCGCTAAATGGATTTAGTGAGAAAAATGATTTGTATATAGATTCAATCTTTGTATTGACCGCCGATACGATTAAGAACATTCAGAACAGCGCTTACAATTATAAGTTCATTTTAGTTGACAATGAAATGGTAAACGCATTTGCATTACCTGGTGGATATATAATCATTACAACCGGTCTTATTAAATTCTGCGAAACATCCGAAGAACTCCTAGCGGTAATATTCCACGAAATTGGTCATATTGAGAAAAGACATGTTGTATCAAGGTTGGTCA is a window of Tenuifilaceae bacterium CYCD DNA encoding:
- a CDS encoding peptidase M48; protein product: MKKVFIEFLILIGIGGMLWAVFALFIKLPERPTLISVEDEQSIGERYSKSILALNGFSEKNDLYIDSIFVLTADTIKNIQNSAYNYKFILVDNEMVNAFALPGGYIIITTGLIKFCETSEELLAVIFHEIGHIEKRHVVSRLVKDIGLNLITSSDPYVSGEIAKELLSQGYNREQEEEADLISCELLLKCNLEPRTLASFFRRLKDKNENGLYDNFEILSSHPNMNKRIKTILQFKVPNDFKPQKSWINIEELKKRVE